The Papaver somniferum cultivar HN1 unplaced genomic scaffold, ASM357369v1 unplaced-scaffold_107, whole genome shotgun sequence genome includes a region encoding these proteins:
- the LOC113328056 gene encoding F-box/kelch-repeat protein At3g06240-like, whose translation MCNRIACGFGYVRSTHEYKVVRIHYLDEYYDEGNVEVCTLGSGCGWRAIGNTTYEVATMCGGTGTYASDAIYWTSYNFVVSFDLANEEFPLQSVPPPMENRRYDDVMYELVTLGGHLCLYVDDDLHVEIWALMKSKDSKETWRKEFDINYEAVEAADIGTDRRKLQPILLAKNREIICLYADSVLYCYDTKTNFLKMISDDTSADYFEAVAAIAHVNTLVSLEAIGENSKRYTVRPRRARTPWDDVIDELDRVALGEEIDITRFRLR comes from the coding sequence ATGTGTAACCGTATAGCATGTGGATTTGGGTATGTCAGGTCTACtcatgagtacaaggttgttagaaTACATTACCTCGATGAATACTATGATGAAGGGAATGTTGAAGTATGCACACTTGGCAGTGGTTGTGGGTGGAGGGCGATAGGTAACACTACCTATGAAGTTGCCACGATGTGTGGAGGTACGGGTACTTATGCCAGTGATGCTATATATTGGACTTCATACAATTTCGTTGTGTCCTTTGATTTGGCTAACGAAGAGTTTCCATTGCAATCTGTCCCCCCTCCTATGGAAAACCGTCGGTATGACGACGTCATGTATGAACTTGTGACTCTAGGAGGGCATTTGTGTCTTTATGTGGATGATGATTTACACGTGGAAATCTGGGCCTTGATGAAAAGTAAGGACTCTAAGGAGACCTGGCGCAAGGAGTTTGATATAAATTACGAAGCCGTAGAAGCTGCTGATATAGGTACTGATAGAAGGAAGTTGCAGCCTATTTTACTTgcaaaaaacagagaaatcatatGCTTATACGCTGACTCTGTGCTATATTGTTATGACACGAAAACAAattttttgaagatgatttccgACGATACATCAGCGGACTATTTCGAAGCTGTCGCAGCAATTGCTCATGTAAATACGTTGGTATCGTTGGAAGCTATAGGAGAAAATTCAAAGAGGTATACGGTTCGTCCACGCCGGGCTCGTACTCCATGGGATGATGTTATTGATGAGTTGGACCGAGTTGCCCTAGGTGAGGAAATTGATATTACGCGTTTCAGACTAAGGTGA
- the LOC113327675 gene encoding probable leucine-rich repeat receptor-like protein kinase At1g35710: MILISEVAVDVLLVLLVFVSSSKLHISVSGSSFSSIGEKQVQLDGEVESLLQWKSTLMNQTSSLLPSWNRNSTNGTISQCKWYGITCNSEGSVTELNLAGMGLQGALHDFNFTSFANFVSLDLSENKLSGFIPSQIGNLSKLTHLTLSNNLISGLIPQQIGNLHSLTNLWLSFNQLNGSMPASICNLTNLISLSVRANNLSGIIPREIGNLRSLSALILSSNTFTGSIPSSLTDLTALRRLFLYENHLTGSIPHDIGNLRSLYHLSLYMNKLTGSVPTSVGNLRNVTQFSLSDNQLSGSLPSEFGNLTMLTLLSLDSNSLSGSIPASIGYCIELTYLNLGNNNFSGGIPNELANAGLLEYLQLNDNNLSGSLSSSFGKLQHLKVLILADNYIEGNIPSEFCSLHDLQILSLRSNKFNGSIPEEITKLYQLRILDLSQNNLTGLIPKNVGNLKKLLTILDDISTITYYASEDVKLNMVIKGISAPLAIFLSYNSAIDLSSNNLTGNIPKEIGLLKGLYMLNLSHNHFSGDIPASVGDMSGLESLDLSWNKLSGNIPQSLTSMDSLGFMNLSYNKLSGKIPEGTHFETLSWDGSVFIGNDLLCGTPTINVCKGDQNIGSTHAVEKDDQEDANERLLFYGVIAMGFVAGFWGLFLVLLLRKEEWWTAYWRNVDSVAVAITRHNKKKL, translated from the coding sequence ATGATCCTAATATCAGAAGTTGCCGTTGATGTTTTGTTAGTGTTGCTtgtgtttgtttcttcttctaaattacaTATCTCAGTCTCCGGTTCTTCGTTTAGTTCAATTGGGGAAAAACAGGTACAACTAGATGGAGAGGTAGAATCTCTTCTACAATGGAAATCAACTCTTATGAACCAAACTTCTTCTCTCCTTCCATCTTGGAACAGAAATTCTACTAATGGTACAATCAGTCAATGCAAATGGTACGGAATCACTTGTAACAGCGAGGGAAGTGTCACGGAATTGAATCTTGCAGGTATGGGTTTACAAGGTGCACTCCATGATTTTAACTTCACATCTTTTGCCAACTTTGTTAGTCTTGACTTAAGCGAAAACAAACTCTCCGGGTTCATTCCTTCTCAAATTGGTAATCTTTCAAAACTCACTCATCTTACTCTTTCCAATAATCTAATTAGTGGACTAATTCCTCAACAAATTGGAAATTTGCATTCTCTTACTAATCTGTGGTTATCTTTTAACCAACTGAATGGTTCTATGCCTGCTTCAATATGCAATCTAACAAACTTGATCAGCTTATCGGTCCGTGCAAATAACCTTTCGGGCATCATTCCTCGAGAAATCGGAAATTTAAGGTCTCTTAGTGCTTTGATTTTATCCTCCAATACTTTCACTGGTTCTATCCCTTCTTCTTTAACTGACTTGACTGCCTTGCGTCGTCTCTTTCTTTACGAAAATCATCTCACTGGTTCGATCCCTCATGATATAGGAAATTTAAGGTCTCTTTATCACTTATCTTTGTATATGAATAAACTAACTGGCTCAGTTCCTACTTCTGTGGGTAATTTGAGAAACGTAACTCAATTTTCTCTTTCTGACAATCAATTATCTGGGTCATTACCATCAGAGTTCGGAAATCTAACCATGTTGACGCTACTTTCTTTGGATAGTAACTCTCTTTCGGGGAGTATACCTGCTAGTATAGGGTACTGCATCGAGCTTACATATCTAAATCTTGGCAACAACAATTTTTCTGGAGGTATTCCAAATGAGCTTGCAAATGCAGGATTACTGGAATATTTGCAACTAAATGACAACAACCTCAGTGGTTCTCTTTCTAGTTCATTCGGTAAACTTCAGCACTTGAAAGTTCTCATTTTAGCGGACAACTATATTGAAGGCAATATACCTTCTGAGTTTTGTTCACTTCATGACCTTCAGATCCTTTCCCTGAGGTCAAACAAGTTCAACGGTtctattcctgaagagattaCTAAGTTGTACCAACTCCGTATTTTGGACTTGTCTCAAAACAATCTCACTGGCCTAATTCCTAAGAATGTCGGGAATCTAAAGAAGTTATTAACTATACTAGATGATATATCTACCATTACTTATTATGCCTCTGAGGATGTGAAATTGAATATGGTGATCAAAGGGATCAGTGCTCCGCTTGCGATATTCTTAAGTTATAACTCGGCGATTGATTTATCATCTAACAATCTTACCGGAAACATTCCAAAAGAGATAGGTTTGTTAAAAGGACTTTATATGCTTAATCTGTCACACAATCATTTCTCGGGTGATATTCCAGCCAGTGTGGGAGATATGTCTGGTTTAGAGTCTTTGGATTTAAGTTGGAATAAATTGTCTGGAAATATCCCCCAGTCTTTGACATCAATGGATTCTCTTGGTTTCATGAACTTATCTTACAACAAGTTGAGTGGAAAGATTCCAGAAGGAACTCACTTTGAGACTTTGAGTTGGGATGGTTCAGTTTTCATTGGGAACGATTTATTATGCGGTACACCTACGATAAATGTTTGCAAGGGCGATCAGAACATTGGCTCTACACATGCAGTGGAAAAAGATGACCAGGAGGATGCGAATGAGAGACTACTGTTTTACGGTGTTATTGCAATGGGATTTGTAGCTGGATTTTGgggtttatttttagttttgctTCTTAGAAAAGAGGAATGGTGGACAGCGTACTGGAGGAATGTTGATTCTGTTGCAGTCGCAATTACCcgtcataataaaaaaaaattgtag
- the LOC113328057 gene encoding probable serine/threonine-protein kinase SIS8 produces MGQAIIVFDATATGTVTYWNRSAENLYGYSASEALGQNILDLTVIREAREDAMHILCKNVSGGNWTGTFPVKTKQGNRKFVHISNTPLYDDNGSIVGIICTSVDARDFLQMDQTQPVSSSKVGSTFTHSTSKPDHNDCQQPLQVLVTSCGARTLITRDIPFRVVPVEKLPGRKVARYGGNSEGEIGTSAAVACISKKNISWPWKVSQRDGLVERTRHRIFACMSNEQENDFVRPKSSVSNGKPKLQVLGSNNQFANDANDSNATAKISVSRTSNSISSPLCKFDTGTDSSDYDILWEELRVGGKLGQGSCGTVYHGMWYGSEIALKVFFKFEYSDDLLHSFRQEVLLMKKLRHPNVLLFMGAVCSPQHLCIVTEFMPRGSLFQLLHHSTCKIGRKRRVLMALDIARGMSYLHHLNPAIVHCDLKSSNLLVNKNWTVKVGDFGLSRLKHATYLSMKSGKGTPQWMAPEVIRNEPSDEKSDVYSFGVVLWELATGKIPWDTLNSFQVIGAVGFMDRRLEIPEDTDPHWASLIERCWKSDPRCRPTFKELLGKLKTLQKRYSVQKATSKTCSARVSNDVPQYKHDEEEVE; encoded by the exons ATGGGTCAAGCTATTATTGTATTTGATGCCACTGCCACTGGTACGGTGACTTACTG GAATCGATCAGCTGAGAACCTTTATGGTTACTCTGCTTCAGAAGCCCTTGGTCAGAATATCCTTGACCTCACTGTCATAAGGGAGGCCAGAGAAGACGCGATGCACATTTTATGCAAGAATGTCTCGGGAGGAAATTGGACGGGGACATTTCCAGTTAAGACTAAACAAGGGAATCGAAAGTTTGTGCATATTTCCAATACCCCACTCTATGATGATAATGGAAGTATTGTTGGGATTATATGTACATCTGTTGATGCACGGGACTTTCTTCAAATGGACCAAACACAACCAGTTTCATCATCGAAGGTCGGTTCCACCTTTACTCATTCGACATCTAAACCTGATCATAATGATTGTCAACAGCCTCTGCAAGTTTTAGTTACTTCATGTGGAGCTCGAACACTTATTACACGAGACATTCCTTTTAGAGTTGTCCCAGTGGAAAAACTCCCCGGAAGAAAAGTGGCAAGATATGGTGGGAACAGTGAAGGCGAAATTGGTACTTCAGCAGCAGTGGCTTGCATTAGCAAGAAAAACATATCATGGCCATGGAAAGTAAGTCAACGTGATGGGTTGGTAGAAAGGACTAGACATCGCATCTTTGCCTGCATGAGTAATGAACAAGAAAATGACTTTGTTCGGCCAAAGAGTTCAGTGTCCAACGGAAAGCCTAAACTCCAGGTTCTGGGAAGTAATAACCAATTTGCAAATGATGCTAATGATTCTAATGCGACTGCAAAAATTAGTGTAAGCCGTACTAGTAATAGCATTAGCAGTCCTCTTTGTAAATTTGATACGGGAACAGATTCATCAGATTATGACATCTTGTGGGAAGAGTTAAGGGTTGGGGGAAAATTAGGGCAAG GTTCATGTGGAACTGTATATCATGGTATGTGGTATGGTTCG GAAATTGCTCTAAAGGTTTTTTTTAAGTTCGAGTACTCTGATGACCTGCTACACTCTTTCAGACAAGAG GTGTTACTTATGAAGAAGCTTCGTCATCCAAATGTGTTACTCTTTATGGGAGCAGTATGTTCACCTCAGCACTTGTGCATTGTAACAGAGTTCATGCCACG GGGAAGTTTGTTTCAGTTGCTTCATCACAGCACTTGTAAGATAGGTCGGAAGCGGCGTGTACTCATGGCTTTAGACATT GCACGAGGTATGAGTTATCTTCATCATCTCAACCCAGCAATTGTCCATTGTGATTTGAAGTCATCAAATCTGTTGGTTAATAAGAATTGGACGGTGAAG gTTGGTGATTTCGGCCTTTCACGACTCAAACATGCAACGTATCTCTCTATGAAGTCAGGGAAAGGAACG CCGCAGTGGATGGCTCCAGAGGTTATCCGTAACGAACCCTCAGATGAGAA GTCAGATGTATATAGCTTTGGGGTAGTATTGTGGGAGCTTGCAACAGGAAAGATCCCATGGGATACCCTCAACTCATTCCAA GTGATTGGAGCTGTAGGATTCATGGACCGACGGCTTGAGATTCCAGAGGATACAGACCCACATTGGGCATCTCTAATTGAGAGATGCTGGAAAAG TGACCCAAGATGCCGTCCAACATTCAAGGAATTATTAGGAAAGCTGAAAACTCTTCAAAAACGTTATTCTGTTCAAAAAGCGACATCAAAGACATGCTCGGCCAGGGTTAGCAATGATGTACCGCAATATAAACACGATGAAGAAGAAGTGGAGTAA